The following proteins are co-located in the Triplophysa dalaica isolate WHDGS20190420 chromosome 2, ASM1584641v1, whole genome shotgun sequence genome:
- the noctb gene encoding nocturnin isoform X2 codes for MSILVRSMGSSTSSLYSALANTISSPALSQPCVSGYSPNSDLDFHQDPVDPLGLLRECKEVLRDRPARLHRTFVQTGHWDSGQMQIRVMQWNVLAQALGEGMDSFVKCPLDALNWPERKYLILEEILTHKPDILCLQEVDHYFDMFQPILASLGYQSSFCPKPWSPCLDVENNNGPDGCALFFNHKRFQLINTTNLRLSAMMLKTNQVAIVATLRCQATRRAFCVAVTHLKARSGWEVLRSAQGSDLLLNLRNIAQSVGTEENGNSDVPMIVCGDFNAEPTEDVYRNFATSSLGLDSAYKHLSTDGKTEPPYTTWKIRPSGESCHTLDYVWYSHTAFHVHAVLDFPTPEQIGPNRLPSYNYPSDHLSLVCDLGFKDLKPVC; via the exons ATGTCAATACTTG TGCGTTCCATGGGCAGCAGCACTAGTAGTTTGTATAGTGCCCTGGCAAATACCATCAGCAGCCCTGCTCTCTCTCAGCCGTGTGTCTCTGGGTACAGTCCAAATAGCGACCTGGATTTCCATCAGGACCCGGTGGACCCTTTGGGGCTGCTGCGAGAATGTAAAGAGGTTCTGAGAGACCGGCCAGCGCGACTGCACAGAACCTTTGTTCAGACCGGCCATTGGGACTCGGGGCAGATGCAGATCAGAGTTATGCAGTGGAATGTACTTGCACAAG CTCTCGGTGAAGGCATGGACAGTTTTGTGAAGTGCCCCCTGGATGCTCTGAACTGGCCTGAACGAAAGTATTTGATCCTGGAGGAGATCCTGACCCACAAACCTGACATCCTGTGTCTACAGGAAGTGGATCACTACTTTGACATGTTTCAGCCCATTCTGGCTAGTTTAGGCTACCAGAGCAGTTTCTGCCCCAAACCGTGGTCCCCGTGTCTGGATGTCGAGAACAACAATGGTCCTGATGGCTGTGCTCTGTTCTTCAACCACAAACGCTTCCAGTTGATAAACACGACGAACCTACGACTGTCTGCCATGATGCTTAAGACTAATCAGGTAGCGATTGTCGCTACGCTGCGTTGCCAAGCAACGCGGCGGGCGTTCTGTGTCGCCGTAACGCATCTGAAGGCACGGAGCGGGTGGGAGGTCCTACGTAGCGCGCAGGGGTCGGATCTTCTGCTGAACCTGAGGAACATTGCACAAAGTGTGGGCACTGAAGAAAACGGAAACTCTGACGTTCCTATGATAGTATGTGGTGATTTTAATGCAGAGCCAACAGAGGACGTCTACAGGAATTTTGCAACATCTAGTCTCGGATTGGACAGCGCATACAAGCATCTCAGCACGGACGGAAAAACAGAGCCACCTTACACAACGTGGAAGATCCGCCCAAGCGGGGAGAGCTGCCACACGCTGGATTACGTGTGGTATTCACACACAGCGTTCCATGTTCATGCAGTTTTGGACTTTCCTACACCAGAACAAATCGGACCAAATAGGCTGCCTTCCTATAACTACCCATCAGATCACCTCTCGCTCGTCTGTGACTTAGGCTTTAAGGATTTGAAGCCTGTTTGCTAA
- the noctb gene encoding nocturnin isoform X1 codes for MLPSTLSFILFKFEFYIPVRLWNDPNMPIVLFLVVRSMGSSTSSLYSALANTISSPALSQPCVSGYSPNSDLDFHQDPVDPLGLLRECKEVLRDRPARLHRTFVQTGHWDSGQMQIRVMQWNVLAQALGEGMDSFVKCPLDALNWPERKYLILEEILTHKPDILCLQEVDHYFDMFQPILASLGYQSSFCPKPWSPCLDVENNNGPDGCALFFNHKRFQLINTTNLRLSAMMLKTNQVAIVATLRCQATRRAFCVAVTHLKARSGWEVLRSAQGSDLLLNLRNIAQSVGTEENGNSDVPMIVCGDFNAEPTEDVYRNFATSSLGLDSAYKHLSTDGKTEPPYTTWKIRPSGESCHTLDYVWYSHTAFHVHAVLDFPTPEQIGPNRLPSYNYPSDHLSLVCDLGFKDLKPVC; via the exons ATGTTACCATCTAcactttcttttattctttttaaatttgaattctATATTCCTGTTAGACTGTGGAACGATCCTAATATGcccattgttttatttcttgtaGTGCGTTCCATGGGCAGCAGCACTAGTAGTTTGTATAGTGCCCTGGCAAATACCATCAGCAGCCCTGCTCTCTCTCAGCCGTGTGTCTCTGGGTACAGTCCAAATAGCGACCTGGATTTCCATCAGGACCCGGTGGACCCTTTGGGGCTGCTGCGAGAATGTAAAGAGGTTCTGAGAGACCGGCCAGCGCGACTGCACAGAACCTTTGTTCAGACCGGCCATTGGGACTCGGGGCAGATGCAGATCAGAGTTATGCAGTGGAATGTACTTGCACAAG CTCTCGGTGAAGGCATGGACAGTTTTGTGAAGTGCCCCCTGGATGCTCTGAACTGGCCTGAACGAAAGTATTTGATCCTGGAGGAGATCCTGACCCACAAACCTGACATCCTGTGTCTACAGGAAGTGGATCACTACTTTGACATGTTTCAGCCCATTCTGGCTAGTTTAGGCTACCAGAGCAGTTTCTGCCCCAAACCGTGGTCCCCGTGTCTGGATGTCGAGAACAACAATGGTCCTGATGGCTGTGCTCTGTTCTTCAACCACAAACGCTTCCAGTTGATAAACACGACGAACCTACGACTGTCTGCCATGATGCTTAAGACTAATCAGGTAGCGATTGTCGCTACGCTGCGTTGCCAAGCAACGCGGCGGGCGTTCTGTGTCGCCGTAACGCATCTGAAGGCACGGAGCGGGTGGGAGGTCCTACGTAGCGCGCAGGGGTCGGATCTTCTGCTGAACCTGAGGAACATTGCACAAAGTGTGGGCACTGAAGAAAACGGAAACTCTGACGTTCCTATGATAGTATGTGGTGATTTTAATGCAGAGCCAACAGAGGACGTCTACAGGAATTTTGCAACATCTAGTCTCGGATTGGACAGCGCATACAAGCATCTCAGCACGGACGGAAAAACAGAGCCACCTTACACAACGTGGAAGATCCGCCCAAGCGGGGAGAGCTGCCACACGCTGGATTACGTGTGGTATTCACACACAGCGTTCCATGTTCATGCAGTTTTGGACTTTCCTACACCAGAACAAATCGGACCAAATAGGCTGCCTTCCTATAACTACCCATCAGATCACCTCTCGCTCGTCTGTGACTTAGGCTTTAAGGATTTGAAGCCTGTTTGCTAA
- the noctb gene encoding nocturnin isoform X3 has protein sequence MGSSTSSLYSALANTISSPALSQPCVSGYSPNSDLDFHQDPVDPLGLLRECKEVLRDRPARLHRTFVQTGHWDSGQMQIRVMQWNVLAQALGEGMDSFVKCPLDALNWPERKYLILEEILTHKPDILCLQEVDHYFDMFQPILASLGYQSSFCPKPWSPCLDVENNNGPDGCALFFNHKRFQLINTTNLRLSAMMLKTNQVAIVATLRCQATRRAFCVAVTHLKARSGWEVLRSAQGSDLLLNLRNIAQSVGTEENGNSDVPMIVCGDFNAEPTEDVYRNFATSSLGLDSAYKHLSTDGKTEPPYTTWKIRPSGESCHTLDYVWYSHTAFHVHAVLDFPTPEQIGPNRLPSYNYPSDHLSLVCDLGFKDLKPVC, from the exons ATGGGCAGCAGCACTAGTAGTTTGTATAGTGCCCTGGCAAATACCATCAGCAGCCCTGCTCTCTCTCAGCCGTGTGTCTCTGGGTACAGTCCAAATAGCGACCTGGATTTCCATCAGGACCCGGTGGACCCTTTGGGGCTGCTGCGAGAATGTAAAGAGGTTCTGAGAGACCGGCCAGCGCGACTGCACAGAACCTTTGTTCAGACCGGCCATTGGGACTCGGGGCAGATGCAGATCAGAGTTATGCAGTGGAATGTACTTGCACAAG CTCTCGGTGAAGGCATGGACAGTTTTGTGAAGTGCCCCCTGGATGCTCTGAACTGGCCTGAACGAAAGTATTTGATCCTGGAGGAGATCCTGACCCACAAACCTGACATCCTGTGTCTACAGGAAGTGGATCACTACTTTGACATGTTTCAGCCCATTCTGGCTAGTTTAGGCTACCAGAGCAGTTTCTGCCCCAAACCGTGGTCCCCGTGTCTGGATGTCGAGAACAACAATGGTCCTGATGGCTGTGCTCTGTTCTTCAACCACAAACGCTTCCAGTTGATAAACACGACGAACCTACGACTGTCTGCCATGATGCTTAAGACTAATCAGGTAGCGATTGTCGCTACGCTGCGTTGCCAAGCAACGCGGCGGGCGTTCTGTGTCGCCGTAACGCATCTGAAGGCACGGAGCGGGTGGGAGGTCCTACGTAGCGCGCAGGGGTCGGATCTTCTGCTGAACCTGAGGAACATTGCACAAAGTGTGGGCACTGAAGAAAACGGAAACTCTGACGTTCCTATGATAGTATGTGGTGATTTTAATGCAGAGCCAACAGAGGACGTCTACAGGAATTTTGCAACATCTAGTCTCGGATTGGACAGCGCATACAAGCATCTCAGCACGGACGGAAAAACAGAGCCACCTTACACAACGTGGAAGATCCGCCCAAGCGGGGAGAGCTGCCACACGCTGGATTACGTGTGGTATTCACACACAGCGTTCCATGTTCATGCAGTTTTGGACTTTCCTACACCAGAACAAATCGGACCAAATAGGCTGCCTTCCTATAACTACCCATCAGATCACCTCTCGCTCGTCTGTGACTTAGGCTTTAAGGATTTGAAGCCTGTTTGCTAA
- the LOC130407249 gene encoding larval/pupal cuticle protein H1C-like encodes MTSSPACHAQASSHACDHQASSFACHSQVSSPACHAQASSSACHAQVSSFACHAQASSYAQVSSTACDIQALSPACHAHVSCFVGHAYASSPACDIQASSHACHAKVSSTACDTQASSFACHAQVSSTACDIQASSPACHAHVSSFAGHAHSSSPACDIQASSHACHAKVSSTACDTQASSFACHAQASSPVCDIQASSPS; translated from the coding sequence ATGACGTCCAGCCCTGCCTGCCACGCCCAGGCATCCAGCCATGCCTGCGACCACCAAGCTTCCAGCTTTGCATGCCATTCCCAGGTTTCCAGCCCTGCCTGCCACGCCCAGGCTTCCAGTTCTGCCTGCCACGCACAGGTTTCCAGCTTTGCCTGCCACGCCCAGGCTTCCAGCTACGCCCAGGTTTCCAGCACTGCATGTGATATCCAGGCTTTAAGTCCTGCCTGCCATGCCCATGTTTCCTGCTTTGTCGGCCACGCCTACGCTTCCAGCCCTGCCTGCGACATCCAGGCTTCTAGCCATGCCTGCCATGCCAAGGTTTCCAGCACTGCCTGCGATACCCAGGCTTCCAGCTTTGCCTGCCACGCCCAGGTTTCCAGCACTGCATGCGACATCCAGGCTTCAAGTCCTGCCTGCCATGCCCATGTTTCCAGCTTTGCCGGCCACGCCCACTCTTCCAGCCCGGCCTGCGACATCCAGGCTTCTAGCCATGCCTGCCATGCCAAGGTTTCCAGCACTGCCTGCGATACCCAGGCTTCCAGCTTTGCCTGCCACGCCCAGGCTTCCAGTCCTGTTTGCGACATCCAGGCTTCCAGCCCTTCATAG